One window of the Penaeus vannamei isolate JL-2024 chromosome 31, ASM4276789v1, whole genome shotgun sequence genome contains the following:
- the LOC113807903 gene encoding zinc finger protein 665 isoform X2, whose product MGVAATVDLIDRMVEGQQRLRSMLQSGTVPDVLQATLINIQGDSVDIPMDDLAKGTEVAKVYAENHPMSIAVDGQPVVKKKRGRPRKGDRPVKQKVKEEESSLLDDDDVKKGRPRRSNRRANLPTRYRDSIAGRDFEKLMSESGVKEEIMEVQDDASDADYKHQGLSGPSMLEVMEKQGGLRNPKEGALGKVSEDGTSIVIAPESSEAPSDLPVSVNIEVDFQDDGNITLRGMEELDEKEKLPLASVSSVQITSMGESINMPSKAAFSEPTLFRKKRGAKKKAKWSCNICGKGFLHKGRYLLHTRLHKQVILQCEMCKDRFSTREDINIHQQDTGHTGLGIIEVEKEGEQVEFKCPHCPNRTFVTSEGYNNHVASMHEGQKPYACATCGKRFTYQHSLRNHYALHEPPKEEREYPCPTCGKVFTHPSSLIYHRDSTHNNGRMFVCHICNASFKHKQLLQRHYSVHSEERPYPCEICHTAFKTRGNLYNHMNTHTGLKKFTCEICGKQFNHLTSLTLHVRSHTGEKPFKCDHCDKRFTQNGNLQEHRRIHTGEKPYCCESCGKKFTTSSQFKLHMRRHTGERPFACTYCNKAFLHREAWRTHERKHSGEKPYVCKTCNKGFTEQYTLRKHQRLHTGEKPYICNVCGKAFSDTSNLHKHRRCHREDEAWLLQEPGTIETTEGDHRIIYILSDKDEPDAATLTALQAVDTEMAENSHLENMTEGAAQMIQLNPDSQTLQGFALATYDQPSTAAVMLQEGGGQESDRRIQIFTNDEGQSVIPVINSSGEAIGEVEGHFLTGSDGNTNVSNLSNSSTLEITLKDGQPLSLVIPDGEDPTLYVQRALESAVLSQQQSSTQQKPQPKQTQHHRPHHTQQQESHSQSE is encoded by the exons ATGGGAGTGGCAGCGACTGTGGATCTCATTGACCGGATGGTTGAAGGGCAACAAAGATTGCGGTCAATGCTGCAG TCTGGGACAGTCCCTGATGTACTTCAGGCTACTCTTATTAATATCCAAGGGGATTCAGTAGATATACCCATGGATGATTTAGCAAAAG GAACTGAAGTTGCAAAAGTATATGCAGAGAACCATCCCATGAGTATAGCTGTGGATGGCCAGCCAGTTGTTAAAAAGAAAAGGGGACGACCACGGAAAGGAGAT AGACCTGTTAAgcaaaaggtgaaggaggaggagtctagccttttagatgatgatgatgttaagaaAGGAAGACCAAGAAGGTCTAACAGGAGAGCAAATCTGCCCACAAG GTATAGGGACTCCATTGCTGGAAGAGATTTTGAGAAGCTAATGAGCGAGTCGGGAGTAAAAGAGGAGATAATGGAGGTGCAGGATGATGCTAGTGATGCTGACTACAAGCACCAGGGTCTGTCAGGACCGTCAATGCTGGAAGTCATGGAAAAACAGGGAGGTTTAAGAAATCCCAAGGAGGGTGCTCTTGGCAAGGTTTCAGAAGATGGCACTAGCATTGTCATTGCCCCCGAGTCCTCTGAAGCCCCATCTGATCTTCCAGTATCTGTAAACATCGAGGTTGACTTCCAGGATG ATGGTAATATCACCttaagaggaatggaagaattagatgaaaaggaaaaacttCCTCTTGCATCTGTGAGCTCTGTTCAG ATTACCAGCATGGGAGAGTCAATCAACATGCCTTCCAAAGCTGCATTTAGTGAGCCTACACTCTTCAGAAAGAAGCGAGGTGCCAAGAAGAAGGCAAAGTGGTCATGCAACATATGTGGTAAAGGGTTTCTTCATAAGGGAAGATATCTTCTCCATAC TCGACTTCACAAGCAGGTGATTCTGCAATGTGAGATGTGTAAAGATAGATTTTCTACTCGAGAAGATATCAACATTCACCAACAAGATACAGGACACACAGGATTAG gAATCatagaagtggagaaagagggtgagcaGGTTGAGTTTAAATGTCCTCATTGTCCAAATCGAACCTTTGTGACCTCAGAAGGTTATAAT AATCATGTTGCAAGCATGCACGAAGGTCAGAAACCATATGCTTGTGCCACTTGTGGAAAACGGTTTACTTATCAACATAGCCTTCGTAATCATTATGCATTACATGAG CCACCCAAAGAGGAACGAGAATATCCTTGCCCTACGTGCGGGAAAGTATTCACACATCCAAGCTCACTCATCTATCATCGAGATTCAACACACAATAATGGGCGCATGTTTGTGTGCCACATTTGCAATGCATCTTTCAAGCACAAGCAACTCCTTCAAAGACATTATAGCGTTCATTCTGAAGAGAG accATACCCATGTGAAATATGTCACACAGCCTTTAAAACCAGAGGAAATTTGTACAACCATATGAATACCCATACTGGCCTTAAGAAATTTACTTGTGAAATATGTGGAAAGCAGTTTAATCACTTGACATCCCTGACGCTTCATGTTAGATCTCATACGG GTGAGAAGCCCTTTAAGTGTGACCACTGTGATAAAAGGTTTACCCAGAATGGCAACCTTCAGGAGCATAGAAGAATTCACACTGGAGAAAAGCCATACTGTTGTGAAAGTTGTGGCAAGAAGTTCACAACTTCatctcag TTTAAACTCCACATGAGAAGGCATACAGGAGAAAGGCCATTTGCCTGCACGTACTGCAACAAGGCTTTCCTGCACCGAGAGGCATGGCGCACACATGAGAGGAAGCATAGCGGAGAGAAACCTTATGTGTGCAAAACCTGTAATAAAGGTTTTACAGAGCAATATACACTCAGAAAGCATCAGCGCTTGCATACAG GAGAAAAGCcttatatatgcaatgtatgtgGAAAAGCATTCAGCGATACCTCCAACTTGCACAAACATCGCAGGTGTCATAGAGAGGACGAAGCTTGGCTACTTCAAGAACCTGGAACCATTGAAACAACAGAAGGAGATCATcgtatcatttatattttatctgACAAAGATGAACCTGATGCAGCAACTCTTACAGCACTACAGGCTGTG GACACTGAAATGGCCGAGAATTCCCACCTGGAGAACATGACAGAGGGAGCAGCACAAATGATCCAGCTTAATCCCGACAGTCAGACCCTGCAGGGCTTTGCACTTGCGACATATGACCAGCCATCCACGGCAGCAGTCATGCTccaggaggggggaggacaggagTCAGATAGACGAATTCAG atttttaCAAATGATGAAGGACAGTCAGTAATTCCGGTCATCAATTCTTCAGGAGAAGCCATTGGGGAAGTGGAAGGCCATTTTTTGACAGGG TCGGATGGAAACACAAACGTAAGCAACCTGAGCAACAGCAGTACGCTTGAGATTACGTTGAAAGATGGACAGCCACTCAGCCTGGTAATTCCAGATGGAGAAGATCCTACGCTCTATGTACAACGGGCTTTGGAGTCGGCTGTCTTGTCCCAGCAGCAGTCCTCCacacagcagaagccacaacctaAGCAAACACAGCATCACCGTCCGCATCACACCCAGCAGCAAGAAAGTCATTCACAGTCCGAATAA
- the LOC113807903 gene encoding uncharacterized protein isoform X1 codes for MGTLLADSAYCRLCASEFEVGFTIFDDSEDKASLAILINKYLPIKVANDGHFPVRICERCHMGVAATVDLIDRMVEGQQRLRSMLQSGTVPDVLQATLINIQGDSVDIPMDDLAKGTEVAKVYAENHPMSIAVDGQPVVKKKRGRPRKGDRPVKQKVKEEESSLLDDDDVKKGRPRRSNRRANLPTRYRDSIAGRDFEKLMSESGVKEEIMEVQDDASDADYKHQGLSGPSMLEVMEKQGGLRNPKEGALGKVSEDGTSIVIAPESSEAPSDLPVSVNIEVDFQDDGNITLRGMEELDEKEKLPLASVSSVQITSMGESINMPSKAAFSEPTLFRKKRGAKKKAKWSCNICGKGFLHKGRYLLHTRLHKQVILQCEMCKDRFSTREDINIHQQDTGHTGLGIIEVEKEGEQVEFKCPHCPNRTFVTSEGYNNHVASMHEGQKPYACATCGKRFTYQHSLRNHYALHEPPKEEREYPCPTCGKVFTHPSSLIYHRDSTHNNGRMFVCHICNASFKHKQLLQRHYSVHSEERPYPCEICHTAFKTRGNLYNHMNTHTGLKKFTCEICGKQFNHLTSLTLHVRSHTGEKPFKCDHCDKRFTQNGNLQEHRRIHTGEKPYCCESCGKKFTTSSQFKLHMRRHTGERPFACTYCNKAFLHREAWRTHERKHSGEKPYVCKTCNKGFTEQYTLRKHQRLHTGEKPYICNVCGKAFSDTSNLHKHRRCHREDEAWLLQEPGTIETTEGDHRIIYILSDKDEPDAATLTALQAVDTEMAENSHLENMTEGAAQMIQLNPDSQTLQGFALATYDQPSTAAVMLQEGGGQESDRRIQIFTNDEGQSVIPVINSSGEAIGEVEGHFLTGSDGNTNVSNLSNSSTLEITLKDGQPLSLVIPDGEDPTLYVQRALESAVLSQQQSSTQQKPQPKQTQHHRPHHTQQQESHSQSE; via the exons ATGGGAACTCTTCTCGCCGATTCTGCCTATTGCCGCCTCTGTGCTTCTGAATTCGAGGTCGGATTTACCATTTTTGATGACAGCGAGGACAAAGCATCGCTGGCCATCTTGATCAATAAGTATCTGCCCATCAAG gTTGCTAACGATGGCCACTTTCCAGTCCGGATATGTGAGCGGTGTCACATGGGAGTGGCAGCGACTGTGGATCTCATTGACCGGATGGTTGAAGGGCAACAAAGATTGCGGTCAATGCTGCAG TCTGGGACAGTCCCTGATGTACTTCAGGCTACTCTTATTAATATCCAAGGGGATTCAGTAGATATACCCATGGATGATTTAGCAAAAG GAACTGAAGTTGCAAAAGTATATGCAGAGAACCATCCCATGAGTATAGCTGTGGATGGCCAGCCAGTTGTTAAAAAGAAAAGGGGACGACCACGGAAAGGAGAT AGACCTGTTAAgcaaaaggtgaaggaggaggagtctagccttttagatgatgatgatgttaagaaAGGAAGACCAAGAAGGTCTAACAGGAGAGCAAATCTGCCCACAAG GTATAGGGACTCCATTGCTGGAAGAGATTTTGAGAAGCTAATGAGCGAGTCGGGAGTAAAAGAGGAGATAATGGAGGTGCAGGATGATGCTAGTGATGCTGACTACAAGCACCAGGGTCTGTCAGGACCGTCAATGCTGGAAGTCATGGAAAAACAGGGAGGTTTAAGAAATCCCAAGGAGGGTGCTCTTGGCAAGGTTTCAGAAGATGGCACTAGCATTGTCATTGCCCCCGAGTCCTCTGAAGCCCCATCTGATCTTCCAGTATCTGTAAACATCGAGGTTGACTTCCAGGATG ATGGTAATATCACCttaagaggaatggaagaattagatgaaaaggaaaaacttCCTCTTGCATCTGTGAGCTCTGTTCAG ATTACCAGCATGGGAGAGTCAATCAACATGCCTTCCAAAGCTGCATTTAGTGAGCCTACACTCTTCAGAAAGAAGCGAGGTGCCAAGAAGAAGGCAAAGTGGTCATGCAACATATGTGGTAAAGGGTTTCTTCATAAGGGAAGATATCTTCTCCATAC TCGACTTCACAAGCAGGTGATTCTGCAATGTGAGATGTGTAAAGATAGATTTTCTACTCGAGAAGATATCAACATTCACCAACAAGATACAGGACACACAGGATTAG gAATCatagaagtggagaaagagggtgagcaGGTTGAGTTTAAATGTCCTCATTGTCCAAATCGAACCTTTGTGACCTCAGAAGGTTATAAT AATCATGTTGCAAGCATGCACGAAGGTCAGAAACCATATGCTTGTGCCACTTGTGGAAAACGGTTTACTTATCAACATAGCCTTCGTAATCATTATGCATTACATGAG CCACCCAAAGAGGAACGAGAATATCCTTGCCCTACGTGCGGGAAAGTATTCACACATCCAAGCTCACTCATCTATCATCGAGATTCAACACACAATAATGGGCGCATGTTTGTGTGCCACATTTGCAATGCATCTTTCAAGCACAAGCAACTCCTTCAAAGACATTATAGCGTTCATTCTGAAGAGAG accATACCCATGTGAAATATGTCACACAGCCTTTAAAACCAGAGGAAATTTGTACAACCATATGAATACCCATACTGGCCTTAAGAAATTTACTTGTGAAATATGTGGAAAGCAGTTTAATCACTTGACATCCCTGACGCTTCATGTTAGATCTCATACGG GTGAGAAGCCCTTTAAGTGTGACCACTGTGATAAAAGGTTTACCCAGAATGGCAACCTTCAGGAGCATAGAAGAATTCACACTGGAGAAAAGCCATACTGTTGTGAAAGTTGTGGCAAGAAGTTCACAACTTCatctcag TTTAAACTCCACATGAGAAGGCATACAGGAGAAAGGCCATTTGCCTGCACGTACTGCAACAAGGCTTTCCTGCACCGAGAGGCATGGCGCACACATGAGAGGAAGCATAGCGGAGAGAAACCTTATGTGTGCAAAACCTGTAATAAAGGTTTTACAGAGCAATATACACTCAGAAAGCATCAGCGCTTGCATACAG GAGAAAAGCcttatatatgcaatgtatgtgGAAAAGCATTCAGCGATACCTCCAACTTGCACAAACATCGCAGGTGTCATAGAGAGGACGAAGCTTGGCTACTTCAAGAACCTGGAACCATTGAAACAACAGAAGGAGATCATcgtatcatttatattttatctgACAAAGATGAACCTGATGCAGCAACTCTTACAGCACTACAGGCTGTG GACACTGAAATGGCCGAGAATTCCCACCTGGAGAACATGACAGAGGGAGCAGCACAAATGATCCAGCTTAATCCCGACAGTCAGACCCTGCAGGGCTTTGCACTTGCGACATATGACCAGCCATCCACGGCAGCAGTCATGCTccaggaggggggaggacaggagTCAGATAGACGAATTCAG atttttaCAAATGATGAAGGACAGTCAGTAATTCCGGTCATCAATTCTTCAGGAGAAGCCATTGGGGAAGTGGAAGGCCATTTTTTGACAGGG TCGGATGGAAACACAAACGTAAGCAACCTGAGCAACAGCAGTACGCTTGAGATTACGTTGAAAGATGGACAGCCACTCAGCCTGGTAATTCCAGATGGAGAAGATCCTACGCTCTATGTACAACGGGCTTTGGAGTCGGCTGTCTTGTCCCAGCAGCAGTCCTCCacacagcagaagccacaacctaAGCAAACACAGCATCACCGTCCGCATCACACCCAGCAGCAAGAAAGTCATTCACAGTCCGAATAA